A genome region from Perca fluviatilis chromosome 20, GENO_Pfluv_1.0, whole genome shotgun sequence includes the following:
- the LOC120549684 gene encoding interferon alpha-inducible protein 27-like protein 2A, producing MGPAGTAAAIVGGAVVSVVGAPVVLGAIGFTSAGIAAGSYAAGMMSAAAVANGGAVAAGSTVAVLQAAGAAGLSGAATAAVVGAGAAVGWLTSFIR from the exons ATGGGCCCTGCTG GGACAGCTGCTGCCATTGTAGGAGGTGCAG TAGTTAGTGTGGTCGGGGCTCCTGTTGTTCTGGGAGCCATAGGTTTCACCTCAGCTGGAATAGCAGCAGGCTCCTATGCTGCCGGCATGATGTCGGCTGCTGCAGTCGCTAACGGAGGAGCAGTGGCAGCAGGAAGTACAGTGGCTGTTTTGCAGGCAGCAG GTGCAGCTGGTCTGTCAGGAGCTGCCACTGCAGCTGTGGTTGGAGCTGGAGCAGCAGTGGGATGGCTGACTAGCTTCATCCGCTGA
- the LOC120549681 gene encoding galectin-8-like — MSVANAKHTVLNPVIPYTGPIPGGLHPGEIIIIQGTVPPDADRFQIDLSSGCSTKPRSDIALHFSPRFKGSPCVVCNTLLQESWGKEETLHQLPYKRGAPFETIILVHEDVFKVAVNGTHLLEYKHKIPLNRVDTFSISGKVRVHAIGYIPNSAIYSESGDLSLPYKGSVLKGLSPGQHITIKGQVSMYPHSFTVNLRNSRTENIALHLNPRMKSGVFIRNSYLSESWGQEERELPFFPFSSGEYFEILILCQPHQFKLAVNGSHMFEFRHRVQDLSSIDQLEIMGDLELNDVKLW; from the exons ATGTCTGTGGCAAATGCGAAACACACTGTCCTGAATCCG GTGATCCCATACACAGGGCCCATACCTGGAGGCCTGCACCCTGGGGAGATCATCATCATCCAGGGCACTGTGCCCCCAGATGCTGACAG GTTTCAGATCGACCTGTCGAGCGGCTGCAGCACCAAGCCGCGCTCTGACATCGCCCTTCACTTCAGCCCTCGCTTCAAAGGCTCGCCCTGTGTGGTGTGTAACACCCTGCTGCAGGAGAGCTGGGGCAAAGAGGAAACGCTCCATCAGCTACCCTACAAACGCGGAGCCCCCTTCGAGACTATCATATTGGTGCACGAAGATGTCTTCAAG GTGGCAGTAAATGGCACTCACCTGCTGGAATACAAGCACAAAATTCCACTGAACAGGGTCGACACATTTTCTATTTCTGGGAAAGTCAGAGTGCACGCTATTGGCTACATCCCAAACTCG GCAATATATTCAGAATCAGGTGACTTG AGCCTCCCTTACAAAGGCAGTGTACTCAAAGGACTGAGCCCTGGGCAGCACATCACAATCAAAGGACAGGTCAGCATGTATCCTCACAG TTTTACAGTGAACCTCCgcaacagcaggacagagaacatCGCTCTCCATCTGAACCCTCGCATGAAGTCGGGTGTGTTCATCAGGAACTCGTACCTGAGTGAATCCTGGGGTCAGGAGGAGCGGGAGCTGCCCTTCTTTCCCTTCTCGTCAGGGGAATACTTCGAG aTTCTCATCCTCTGTCAGCCTCATCAGTTCAAGTTGGCAGTGAATGGCTCACACATGTTTGAGTTCAGACATCGGGTGCAGGATCTGAGCAGCATTGACCAGTTGGAGATCATGGGGGACCTGGAGCTCAATGATGTTAAACTGTGGTGA